In Marinicella rhabdoformis, one genomic interval encodes:
- a CDS encoding HlyC/CorC family transporter — translation MTEDQSRNDSEQENQKSSWLSKLANMFTDEPQNRTDLVEVLTEAHHNKLLDIDALNMMKGALKVSELQVRQVMVPRAQMVVVPKTAALETILPIIVESGHSRFPVVGEDKDELEGILLAKDILKSFVKEEEQFDLGQFIRPAVVIPESKQVNILLNEFRTSRNHMAIIIDEYGGVAGLITIEDILEEIVGEIDDEYDGHEDPYVLKVKEGHYRINALTTISDFNEQFKYQFDDSEYDTLGGLVAAHAGRLPETGEQIQVEDLLFKVSKADKRRIEFLEVELS, via the coding sequence ATGACAGAAGACCAGAGTAGGAATGATTCTGAACAGGAAAATCAGAAATCATCATGGCTAAGTAAATTGGCCAATATGTTCACGGACGAACCTCAAAATCGCACCGATTTAGTTGAAGTTCTCACTGAAGCACATCACAATAAATTACTAGATATTGATGCATTAAATATGATGAAAGGCGCTTTAAAAGTGTCTGAACTTCAGGTGCGTCAAGTTATGGTGCCACGCGCACAAATGGTGGTTGTTCCAAAAACGGCGGCATTAGAAACGATTTTACCGATTATTGTTGAATCTGGTCACTCTAGATTCCCTGTTGTTGGTGAAGATAAAGACGAGTTAGAAGGCATTTTGCTGGCTAAGGATATATTGAAATCCTTTGTCAAAGAAGAAGAGCAATTTGACTTGGGCCAATTCATCAGACCTGCTGTTGTGATTCCTGAATCCAAACAGGTTAATATTTTGCTTAATGAATTTCGAACCAGCCGCAATCACATGGCCATCATTATTGATGAATACGGGGGTGTGGCGGGCTTGATCACAATCGAAGACATCTTAGAAGAAATAGTTGGTGAGATTGATGATGAGTATGATGGTCATGAAGACCCTTATGTGCTCAAAGTAAAAGAAGGTCATTACCGCATCAATGCTTTGACAACCATTTCAGATTTCAATGAGCAGTTTAAATACCAATTTGATGATTCAGAGTATGACACTTTAGGTGGTTTGGTTGCTGCGCATGCGGGAAGGCTGCCAGAAACGGGTGAGCAAATTCAAGTTGAAGACTTGCTGTTTAAAGTGTCTAAAGCAGATAAAAGAAGGATTGAGTTTTTGGAGGTTGAGTTGAGTTGA
- a CDS encoding DUF4105 domain-containing protein, translated as MKRINAKLFLILGLLWAAQVTSARQFYLMTVEPGTEFWSVYGHTALVIDDDVYGFGVFSFEQKDFYQSFARNEMTYMVGHTAVEDEVYWAEVEGRKMTMLPLNISVDAQNEIMAYLRWHFKPENQSYAYDYFLQNCATKIRDILDGAMDGELQANFSNQGSGSYFSHTFPVNNQSLMTFGLAVAFGHAAYQPRTDWELMAFPMFLRHSLLQPGMSDWHGELEVKVNKSDADSWFQFLKTHLFLMLLTVLMLLCLGLKPVRKLTINVWLSVQSLVGVILLFLWFGTAHEMAAWNIQLLIFSPLAVAAIKFLQIRKVLWLFVILWVPLAIWQGSWYLWPLIVVNTWVLILMGRQLKTH; from the coding sequence TTGAAGCGCATTAACGCCAAACTGTTCTTGATTCTTGGGCTGCTTTGGGCAGCCCAAGTCACATCTGCGCGTCAATTTTATTTGATGACAGTTGAGCCTGGCACTGAGTTTTGGTCAGTGTATGGTCATACGGCATTGGTGATTGATGATGATGTTTATGGCTTTGGTGTGTTTAGTTTTGAGCAAAAAGATTTTTATCAATCCTTCGCGCGCAATGAAATGACTTATATGGTTGGTCATACGGCGGTTGAAGATGAGGTTTATTGGGCAGAGGTAGAGGGTAGAAAAATGACGATGCTGCCATTGAACATTTCTGTTGATGCTCAGAACGAAATCATGGCCTATTTACGCTGGCACTTCAAACCAGAAAACCAAAGTTACGCATATGATTACTTTTTGCAAAACTGTGCCACCAAAATTCGAGATATCTTAGATGGTGCAATGGACGGTGAATTGCAAGCAAATTTCTCAAATCAGGGTTCTGGTAGTTATTTTTCACACACTTTTCCCGTCAACAACCAATCTCTGATGACTTTTGGTCTCGCTGTGGCGTTTGGGCATGCTGCATATCAGCCAAGGACTGATTGGGAGTTGATGGCATTTCCAATGTTTTTAAGGCACAGCTTATTACAGCCTGGCATGTCAGACTGGCATGGTGAACTTGAGGTCAAGGTGAATAAAAGTGATGCTGACAGTTGGTTTCAATTTTTAAAAACACACTTGTTTTTGATGTTACTGACGGTTTTGATGCTGTTGTGTTTAGGGTTGAAGCCAGTGCGAAAGTTGACAATTAATGTTTGGCTGAGTGTACAGTCTTTGGTGGGCGTTATATTGTTGTTTTTGTGGTTTGGGACGGCACATGAAATGGCCGCATGGAACATTCAGTTGTTAATCTTTTCTCCCCTAGCTGTTGCTGCGATCAAATTTCTGCAGATCAGAAAGGTGCTTTGGTTGTTTGTGATTTTATGGGTGCCTTTGGCTATATGGCAAGGCAGCTGGTATTTATGGCCTTTAATCGTGGTGAATACTTGGGTACTTATTTTGATGGGCCGTCAGTTAAAAACGCATTGA
- the xseA gene encoding exodeoxyribonuclease VII large subunit, whose protein sequence is MKNSDAFYHSMIREEQGKSPQTAYSPSSLNQLLKKHLANHWQALWLTGEIFELYRSPAGHQYFTLKDSSASIKCVLFRQKQSISLTKGQKITVLAQVTLYESRGDLQLNVIRTLDAGLGDWEAQLAQLKQKLEIQGLFRHDHKKPLPAWIDRLAIVTSSNGAALHDVLNIIQKHNPLIDIQVYPTQVQGPTAPGQIIEQLQLADTQAHDAILLTRGGGSKEDLWAFNDEFLARTIHQLETPIISAVGHDTDESITDFVADVSCITPSAAAQLLAGDFIQKRQQLKHQQQLLHFLGKTSIQNAQQRIDLNHQLLQQQHPKNTITRQKEVLAQKAKSLNQLVKNTVIHAQIQFEQTYKQLDRAIPNVKEKTSALEQKKQVLNWLGQQKLKSATHEFKQHVTQLNERSPMNILSHGYSITRSEDKKNIIDSKQVNTGETVETLFKSGRIRAKIIERLDD, encoded by the coding sequence ATGAAAAATAGCGACGCATTTTACCACAGTATGATAAGAGAAGAACAAGGAAAATCACCACAAACAGCCTATTCTCCCAGCAGTTTGAACCAATTGTTAAAAAAGCATTTGGCAAACCATTGGCAAGCGTTGTGGCTGACAGGTGAAATATTTGAACTTTATCGCTCTCCTGCTGGTCATCAATACTTTACACTGAAAGACTCATCGGCCAGTATTAAGTGTGTTTTGTTCCGTCAGAAACAAAGTATATCGTTAACAAAAGGACAAAAAATTACCGTGCTGGCACAGGTCACATTGTACGAAAGTCGCGGTGATTTGCAGCTTAATGTTATACGTACTTTAGATGCAGGCTTGGGTGACTGGGAAGCACAACTGGCGCAATTGAAACAAAAACTAGAAATTCAGGGGTTATTTCGTCACGACCATAAAAAGCCCTTACCTGCTTGGATTGACCGCTTGGCCATTGTCACTTCAAGTAATGGCGCAGCCTTACACGATGTGTTAAACATCATACAAAAGCACAACCCACTCATAGACATACAAGTGTACCCCACTCAGGTTCAGGGACCAACCGCTCCTGGGCAAATCATTGAACAGCTTCAACTGGCTGATACACAAGCACATGATGCCATTCTTTTAACCAGAGGCGGCGGCTCAAAAGAAGACCTATGGGCGTTCAATGATGAATTTTTGGCGCGCACCATACACCAATTAGAAACCCCAATCATCAGTGCGGTTGGACATGATACAGATGAAAGCATCACGGATTTTGTTGCCGATGTAAGCTGTATCACACCATCGGCTGCGGCCCAATTATTGGCTGGCGACTTCATTCAAAAGAGACAGCAGTTGAAACACCAGCAACAACTGTTGCATTTTTTAGGTAAAACAAGCATTCAAAATGCGCAACAAAGAATCGACCTGAATCACCAGTTACTTCAGCAGCAGCACCCTAAAAACACCATTACAAGGCAAAAAGAGGTTTTGGCACAAAAAGCCAAATCATTGAACCAACTGGTAAAAAACACTGTTATCCATGCCCAAATTCAGTTTGAGCAAACCTATAAACAGCTAGATCGTGCAATCCCAAACGTCAAAGAGAAAACCTCGGCTTTAGAACAAAAAAAGCAAGTCCTTAATTGGCTAGGACAGCAAAAACTCAAATCAGCAACCCATGAATTCAAACAACATGTGACTCAGCTGAATGAGCGCAGCCCCATGAATATTTTATCTCATGGTTACAGCATCACCAGAAGTGAAGACAAAAAAAACATCATTGACAGCAAACAGGTGAATACAGGGGAAACTGTCGAAACCTTATTCAAATCTGGTAGAATACGCGCGAAAATAATTGAACGTTTAGATGATTAA
- a CDS encoding IMPACT family protein translates to MSNKRLTRLIEREEEIKKSLFIGLCSPIKSIEDFDAFYAQHAIPDATHNCWAYRMGQTYRFNDDGEPSGTAGKPILAAIDGADFDGVAALVIRHYGGIKLGTGGLARAYGGVIARALQQAPYEIHVPHETLTVQLPFANEQIMHQLLKTADGSCLHVDYISEGILAKVELPSHTIKTFTEQLNNASKGEAQIKPLNDTSNK, encoded by the coding sequence TTGAGTAATAAACGACTCACGCGGCTTATTGAGCGCGAAGAAGAGATAAAAAAAAGCCTTTTCATAGGCTTATGTAGCCCTATAAAAAGCATCGAAGATTTCGATGCTTTTTACGCTCAACATGCGATTCCTGATGCCACACACAATTGTTGGGCTTATCGCATGGGTCAAACCTATCGATTCAATGATGATGGAGAACCCTCTGGAACGGCAGGAAAGCCTATTTTGGCTGCCATAGATGGTGCAGATTTTGATGGGGTCGCGGCATTGGTAATCAGGCATTATGGCGGCATTAAATTGGGGACTGGTGGTTTGGCACGTGCTTATGGCGGTGTCATTGCCCGAGCCTTACAACAAGCGCCTTATGAAATACATGTGCCTCACGAAACACTGACTGTACAACTGCCGTTTGCCAACGAACAAATCATGCACCAACTACTCAAAACAGCAGACGGTAGTTGTCTTCATGTCGATTACATCAGTGAAGGCATATTAGCCAAAGTAGAACTACCAAGCCACACTATAAAAACATTCACTGAACAATTGAATAACGCCAGTAAAGGTGAAGCTCAAATCAAACCTTTGAATGACACCTCAAATAAATAA